One window from the genome of Bubalus kerabau isolate K-KA32 ecotype Philippines breed swamp buffalo chromosome 17, PCC_UOA_SB_1v2, whole genome shotgun sequence encodes:
- the LOC129631669 gene encoding LOW QUALITY PROTEIN: cationic amino acid transporter 3-like (The sequence of the model RefSeq protein was modified relative to this genomic sequence to represent the inferred CDS: substituted 1 base at 1 genomic stop codon): MLHQYVRQLGQKLVHKQPLDPVEESESPAAHLNTLDLVGFGVASTLGAGVYIVAGAVAKYIAGPATIISFLVAALSCVMCGLCYAESWARVPRSGSVYLYSYATMGQLCAFITGWNLILSXVVATICLSKAWSITFGSLIGNHISQALEGTFSPYMPFFLATYSDFVTLGLLLVMIGVMLLGPHASPLIIIVFTGINIFVPIFTIFSGFIKGDLHNWKLTEQDYRLNISGSSDIYSLGPFGYGGFAPFGFDGILRGAALCFYSFVGFDGIVMKGREARNPQRSITLSMVISICVGFLAYSGVSASITLMVPYYQIHPFSPLLQAFLHIGWDPDRYVMAVVFLCALLYSLLGIIFYMSQLICAMAKDGLLFRGLAQIHALTGTPVMAIMSSVNLAVIMVLLLDFRHIVELMLTGIMLAYTFVTFSVLVLRYQPDLKEKTGEETEMEPKAEESPLDSVPEGGNSNVLKSLWFPTSTIPTQKSGQIVYGCAFLLVLLLTILSLVLAQWPSQVFSGDPVLTTVAVLLLLLITGVTVIIWRQPQNPSSLHFKAPAVPVLTLVSTFVNVYLMMQITSGAWALFGVWNDIGSIIYFGYGIRHSLAGNNYQQPPASTPQT; encoded by the exons ATGCTGCATCAGTATGTTCGCCAACTTGGTCAGAAGCTGGTACACAAGCAGCCACTGGATCCCGTAGAGGAGTCTGAGAGTCCTGCAGCTCATCTAAACACGCTGGACCTGGTGGGCTTTGGTGTGGCCAGCACCTTGGGAGCAGGCGTATACATCGTGGCTGGTGCAGTGGCCAAATACATAGCTGGACCAGCGACCATCATCTCCTTCTTGGTGGCTGCCCTGTCTTGTGTGATGTGTGGGCTCTGCTATGCAGAGTCATGGGCCAGGGTACCACGTTCTGGTTCTGTGTATCTCTACAGCTATGCCACCATGGGACAACTGTGTGCCTTCATCACTGGCTGGAACCTCATCCTGTCCTGAGTTGTTG cCACTATCTGTTTGTCCAAAGCCTGGAGCATCACCTTTGGCAGCTTGATTGGAAACCACATCTCTCAGGCATTAGAGGGGACTTTCTCTCCGTACATGCCCTTTTTTCTGGCCACATACTCAGACTTTGTCACTCTGGGCCTGTTGCTGGTAATGATTG GAGTAATGCTTCTGGGACCTCACGCATCACCGCTGATTATCATAGTGTTCACAGGCATCAACATTTTTGTTCCAATCTTCACTATCTTCTCTGGCTTCATTAAGGGAGACCTGCACAACTGGAAGCTCACAGAACAGGACTACAGACTGAACATATCTGGATCCAGCGATATCTATAG CTTGGGCCCTTTCGGTTATGGAGGGTTTGCACCCTTTGGCTTTGATGGGATTCTCCGAGGAGCAGCTCTGTGCTTCTACTCATTTGTTGGTTTTGATGGCATTGTCATGAAAG GGAGAGAAGCCCGAAATCCTCAGCGTTCCATCACTTTGAGCATGGTGATCTCCATCTGTGTTGGCTTTTTGGCATACTCTGGTGTCTCGGCATCAATCACCCTCATGGTGCCCTACTACCAGATTCATCCTTTCAGCCCCTTACTGCAGGCTTTTCTCCACATTGGGTGGGACCCTGACAGATATGTCATGGCTGTTGTCTTCTTGTGTGCTCTTTTATACAG cctCCTGGGCATCATATTTTACATGTCTCAGTTGATCTGTGCAATGGCCAAGGATGGGCTCCTTTTCCGGGGCCTTGCTCAGATCCATGCCCTCACAGGTACCCCTGTCATGGCCATAATGTCTTCTGTAAACCTGGCAG TCATCATGGTGTTACTCTTGGACTTCCGTCATATTGTGGAACTCATGTTAACTGGGATCATGCTTGCTTACACTTTCGTGACTTTTTCTGTGCTTGTCCTCAG GTACCAACCAGACCTGAAGGAGAAAACAGGAGAGGAAACTGAGATGGAGCCTAAAGCTGAagaaagtcctttggactctgtACCTGAAGGAGGGAACTCAAATGTTCTAAAGAGTCTGTGGTTCCCTACCAGCACCATCCCCACCCAGAAATCTGGCCAGATTGTCTATGGATGTGCCTTCCTGCTTG TTCTCCTGCTGACCATCCTGAGCCTGGTCCTGGCCCAGTGGCCCAGCCAGGTGTTCTCTGGAGACCCCGTGCTCACAACagtggctgtgctgctgctgctgctcatcaCTGGGGTCACAGTCATCATCTGGAGGCAGCCCCAGAACCCCTCTTCTCTTCACTTCAAG GCCCCTGCTGTGCCTGTCCTCACACTGGTGAGCACCTTCGTGAATGTTTACTTGATGATGCAGATAACCTCTGGGGCCTGGGCCCTATTTGGAGTCTGGAATGACATTG GATCTATCATATACTTTGGATATGGGATCCGAC
- the LOC129631661 gene encoding LOW QUALITY PROTEIN: cationic amino acid transporter 3-like (The sequence of the model RefSeq protein was modified relative to this genomic sequence to represent the inferred CDS: deleted 2 bases in 1 codon; substituted 1 base at 1 genomic stop codon): protein MLSQFVHQFGQKLIRKQLLEPIDESERPVAHLNTLNLVILDVGRMLRAGVYILAGAMAKYIAGPATIISFLVAALFSMLSGFCYAEFGAWVPRSGSAYLYSYVTMGQLYAFVIGWNGILPLVMGTAGLARASSYIFDSLIGNHISQALQETFSLHLPYSLATYADFFALGLVLLMTGIVALGARESILLTKISIGINILVLIFIIITGFVKGDLHNWKLTEQDYKLNTSGSRDIYGLGGLGLLGSGGFAPFGFEGILQGAATCFYYYFGVDGIATKGVEALNPHHSIPWSIVITIFICFLAYSAVSAAFTLVVPYHQIQPHDPLPQIILHSWWLPTRYFVTIGTLCNFISRIHTAMFRMPSLIYTMAEDGLLFRVLMRIHVHTGTRVMAIMSAGNLTGLMALLFRFTDLVDLLAVGTLLIYSLVAFSVLVLRYQPDQNLRKNENTEEEIEMPDPDEHPLDSEPEARNSNILKSLWFPISTIPTRKSGQIVYGCASLLVLLMIILSLILVQWSSQGFSGDSKYTPVAVLLLLLIIVVTVIIWRQPQNPIPLYFKVPAMPVLPLVSIFVNIYLMMQITSGTWAIFGIWNVIGFLIYFGYGIRHSLQENDEQQTSFHLPDSXQKHP, encoded by the exons ATGTTGAGCCAATTTGTTCACCAGTTTGGGCAGAAGCTCATCCGCAAGCAGCTGCTGGAACCCATAGATGAGTCTGAGAGACCTGTGGCTCATCTGAACACCCTAAACCTGGTGATCCTGGATGTGGGCAGGATGCTGAGAGCTGGCGTGTACATTCTGGCTGGTGCAATGGCCAAGTACATAGCTGGACCAGCAACCATCATCTCGTTCTTGGTGGCTGCCCTGTTTTCTATGTTATCTGGGTTCTGCTATGCTGAATTTGGGGCCTGGGTACCACGCTCTGGTTCTGCGTATCTCTACAGCTATGTCACGATGGGTCAACTCTATGCCTTCGTCATTGGCTGGAATGGAATACTTCCATTAGTCATGG GCACTGCCGGCTTGGCCAGGGCATCAAGTTACATCTTTGACAGCCTGATTGGGAATCACATCTCTCAGGCATTACAGGAAACTTTCTCTCTGCACCTGCCTTACTCCCTGGCCACATATGCAGACTTTTTTGCCCTGGGCCTGGTACTGCTGATGACAG GAATAGTGGCTCTGGGAGCTCGTGAGTCAATCCTGCTTACCAAAATATCCATTGGAATAAATATTTTGGTTCTCATTTTCATTATCATCACTGGCTTTGTTAAGGGAGATCTGCATAACTGGAAGCTCACAGAACAGGACTACAAACTGAACACATCTGGATCCAGAGACATCTATGGCTTAGGAGG CTTGGGCCTTCTGGGTTCTGGGGGTTTTGCACCTTTTGGATTtgaagggattctccagggagcAGCTACATGTTTCTACTATTATTTTGGTGTTGATGGCATTGCCACTAAAG GGGTAGAAGCTCTAAACCCTCATCATTCCATCCCCTGGAGCATTGTGATCACTATCTTTATCTGCTTTTTGGCATATTCTGCTGTCTCAGCGGCATTCACCCTCGTTGTGCCCTACCACCAGATTCAGCCTCACGACCCTTTGCCACAAATCATCCTCCACAGTTGGTGGCTCCCCACCAGATACTTCGTGACTATTGGGACCCTCTGTAATTTTATATCCAG AATCCATACTGCCATGTTCAGAATGCCTTCTTTGATCTACACGATGGCAGAGGACGGGCTCCTTTTCCGGGTACTTATGCGGATTCATGTCCACACAGGCACCCGTGTCATGGCCATCATGTCTGCTGGAAATCttacag GGCTCATGGCGTTACTCTTCAGATTCACAGATCTTGTGGATCTCCTGGCAGTTGGGACCCTGCTCATTTACTCCCTGGTGGCATTTTCTGTTCTTGTCCTCAG GTACCAGCCAGACCAGAATTTAAGAAAGAATGAGAAcacagaggaggaaattgagATGCCTGACCCTGATGAACATCCTTTGGACTCTGAACCTGAAGCAAGAAACTCAAACATTCTAAAGAGTCTGTGGTTCCCTATCAGCACCATCCCCACTAGGAAATCTGGCCAGATTGTCTACGGATGTGCCTCACTACTCG TTCTCCTGATGATAATCTTGAGCCTGATCCTGGTCCAGTGGTCTAGTCAGGGGTTCTCTGGAGACTCCAAGTACACACCagtggctgtgctgctgctgctgctcatcaTTGTGGTCACAGTCATCATCTGGAGGCAGCCCCAGAACCCCATTCCTCTTTATTTTAAG GTCCCTGCTATGCCTGTCCTCCCACTGGTGAGCATCTTTGTGAACATTTACTTGATGATGCAGATAACTTCTGGGACCTGGGCCATATTTGGCATCTGGAATGTGATTG GATTCCTCATATACTTTGGATACGGGATCCGACACAGCCTGCAGGAGAACGATGAGCAACAA ACCAGCTTCCACCTCCCAGACTCTTGACAAAAACACCCCTAG